In the genome of Photobacterium sp. TY1-4, one region contains:
- a CDS encoding DUF2597 family protein: MRLSGKNMHFTLGDFKLKANKVSLSITDNSAVNKTGGVPDGYVDGDVEASGEIEVTTQQFNIISKAAQQFGAWRGLPAFDGLFYGKTDKDELKVEAFGCRLKISDLLDIDANGGSAMVHKIGFDVTSPDFVHINGTPYLRPDETEGLVQ, from the coding sequence ATGCGCTTATCTGGCAAGAACATGCATTTCACCCTGGGTGATTTCAAACTCAAGGCCAACAAGGTTTCATTGTCGATTACTGATAACTCGGCAGTGAATAAAACCGGGGGTGTGCCGGATGGTTACGTCGACGGTGACGTTGAAGCCAGCGGTGAAATCGAAGTCACCACTCAGCAATTCAATATTATCTCGAAGGCCGCACAGCAGTTTGGCGCCTGGCGTGGGCTACCTGCATTTGACGGGTTGTTCTATGGCAAAACTGACAAAGATGAGCTGAAAGTTGAGGCGTTTGGCTGTCGGCTGAAAATCTCCGACCTGTTGGATATTGATGCCAACGGCGGCAGCGCCATGGTTCACAAAATTGGCTTTGATGTCACCAGCCCGGATTTCGTGCACATCAATGGCACGCCTTATCTCCGCCCGGATGAAACCGAAGGCTTGGTTCAATAG
- a CDS encoding DUF2586 domain-containing protein: protein MATGKVGVNNLNLGQGGIPEIERHLLYIGRTDEIGLQGKVTRINAATDLDDVVADDALGINVRAAQLNGKQNWTAAMFGLADGASWEEAVDIANRTDSFEGIAIVDVVTDKAQFAAMQAKATELTSKLGRWVFFLAACPGIDPTEAGLNQSWADYEAAMLELVKDVAANMVTPVPQLNGNNVGVLGGRLCDRSVTVADTPMRVATGNVLGLGDMPVDNTDKPLEMSTIETLANARYSLPQWYADFEGIYWTDATTLEAKGGDYQVLEYVRPVHKLNRRVRIKAIQRVGNRLLNSTPASIEQNRTYFRTDMRNMSKTTEIGGLTFPGEIMPPRDEDVLITWPTKTKVQIALMVRPHNCPKHIEVNIALDLSNPADSEA from the coding sequence ATGGCAACCGGAAAGGTAGGCGTCAACAACTTGAATCTGGGGCAGGGCGGTATCCCCGAGATTGAGCGGCATTTGCTCTACATTGGCCGCACCGATGAAATCGGGTTACAGGGCAAAGTCACCCGCATCAATGCCGCAACCGACCTGGACGATGTGGTTGCCGATGATGCTCTGGGTATTAACGTTCGCGCCGCACAGCTGAACGGGAAACAGAACTGGACGGCGGCGATGTTCGGCCTGGCGGATGGCGCCAGCTGGGAAGAGGCGGTTGATATCGCCAACCGCACCGACTCATTCGAAGGCATTGCCATCGTTGATGTGGTGACCGACAAGGCCCAATTCGCGGCCATGCAGGCCAAAGCCACCGAGCTAACCAGCAAGCTGGGCCGTTGGGTGTTCTTCCTTGCCGCTTGCCCGGGCATTGACCCGACTGAAGCCGGGCTGAACCAAAGCTGGGCGGATTATGAAGCGGCCATGCTGGAATTGGTGAAAGATGTCGCCGCAAACATGGTTACGCCGGTCCCACAGTTGAACGGTAACAACGTGGGCGTGCTGGGCGGCCGCCTGTGCGACCGCAGCGTCACCGTGGCCGACACCCCGATGCGGGTAGCAACCGGCAACGTGCTGGGGCTGGGTGACATGCCGGTTGATAACACCGATAAGCCGTTGGAAATGTCCACCATTGAAACCCTGGCGAACGCCCGTTACTCGCTGCCGCAATGGTATGCCGATTTTGAAGGGATCTACTGGACCGACGCCACCACGCTCGAAGCCAAAGGCGGCGATTACCAGGTCCTCGAATACGTTCGCCCGGTGCATAAGCTCAACCGCCGGGTACGGATTAAAGCGATTCAGCGCGTGGGTAACCGGCTGCTCAACTCGACACCGGCCAGTATCGAGCAAAACCGGACCTACTTCCGCACAGATATGCGGAACATGAGTAAGACCACGGAAATCGGTGGCCTGACGTTCCCCGGTGAAATCATGCCGCCGCGTGATGAAGACGTGCTGATCACCTGGCCGACCAAAACGAAAGTGCAGATTGCCCTGATGGTTCGGCCGCACAACTGCCCGAAACACATTGAAGTGAATATCGCACTCGACCTGTCAAACCCAGCGGATTCGGAGGCTTAA
- a CDS encoding phage virion morphogenesis protein, with protein MEVKVEQSSAKKLMKALDLLALPRQKRKRLLYRVAASIRQESKRNITQQKTPAGRPWAPRKRGKGKMLRGLKHLVVVSNESDENRAIVAFARGNYHRSHGGVVARVHNDGHKRKVDKRSRLHIRRSKSAGCSRKEAKMLKAFGFKVHASRMNPKAAKGKMRVPTVKWMVQNLSAKEVQYAFHALRKSGQLGTSKNSWEIKLPAREFLGASEARFRKAWERAFQGINYGWKVKAQHMKRRK; from the coding sequence ATGGAAGTAAAGGTAGAGCAGTCCTCAGCTAAGAAGCTTATGAAGGCGTTGGATCTGCTCGCTCTACCTCGCCAAAAGCGAAAACGTTTGTTGTACCGGGTCGCAGCCAGTATCCGGCAGGAATCGAAGAGGAACATTACTCAGCAGAAAACACCTGCAGGTCGCCCTTGGGCACCAAGAAAGCGCGGCAAAGGGAAAATGCTTCGCGGCCTTAAGCATCTGGTTGTGGTGAGCAATGAATCGGACGAAAACAGGGCCATTGTGGCTTTTGCCAGAGGCAATTATCACCGAAGTCACGGTGGTGTGGTTGCCCGCGTCCATAACGACGGACACAAGCGCAAAGTAGATAAAAGATCCCGATTGCACATCCGTCGGAGCAAGAGCGCCGGTTGCTCAAGAAAGGAAGCCAAGATGCTCAAGGCTTTTGGGTTCAAAGTTCATGCTAGTCGCATGAACCCCAAAGCAGCCAAAGGGAAAATGCGTGTCCCAACCGTTAAATGGATGGTGCAAAACCTCTCAGCAAAAGAGGTGCAGTACGCATTTCACGCACTGAGAAAGTCAGGACAACTCGGTACAAGCAAAAACAGTTGGGAAATTAAGCTGCCGGCAAGAGAGTTCTTAGGAGCTTCGGAAGCAAGGTTCAGAAAAGCTTGGGAAAGAGCCTTCCAGGGTATTAATTACGGCTGGAAAGTAAAAGCCCAGCATATGAAAAGAAGGAAATAA
- a CDS encoding phage tail protein codes for MTENRSQAEAGFKLQALTQYIKAMLPHQIHHSIDVWMEDVQLHLVPEDKGQGFDIGQIEYTAQFSFERFPFKQVDPATVMAGVMAWLMDNDESRTDYELDDPSFDVEPESEDTVIMTMEIEFLESLMVVEDESGPILWQGQRFKLAPYEIWVAEYASVNGSDMEAY; via the coding sequence ATGACTGAAAATCGCAGCCAGGCAGAAGCAGGATTCAAGCTTCAGGCACTCACCCAGTACATCAAAGCGATGCTGCCACATCAGATTCATCACTCCATTGATGTATGGATGGAAGATGTTCAGCTTCACCTGGTGCCGGAAGATAAAGGACAGGGGTTTGATATTGGGCAAATTGAATACACCGCCCAGTTCAGCTTTGAACGTTTCCCCTTCAAGCAGGTTGATCCGGCAACCGTGATGGCTGGCGTGATGGCCTGGTTGATGGATAACGACGAATCGCGCACGGACTACGAGCTGGACGACCCCAGCTTTGATGTTGAGCCGGAGTCTGAAGATACCGTGATCATGACAATGGAAATTGAGTTTCTGGAGTCGCTCATGGTGGTTGAAGACGAAAGCGGCCCGATTCTCTGGCAGGGCCAGCGGTTTAAGTTGGCCCCGTATGAAATTTGGGTGGCTGAGTACGCTTCGGTCAATGGTTCGGATATGGAAGCTTACTAA
- a CDS encoding head completion/stabilization protein translates to MFSPNASTGYQDTVINNDGFWPDINAGDFERRRGTPADQDDENIAYALVAAIAEVNRQLSDQKLKYQEGGVQSASELTSSPSIGGKNAVVIQYERAVFARAKADLLPDFATVHQRNAGNNLAERSAETRSELLAESQRIIRNMCGLNRSTVTLI, encoded by the coding sequence ATGTTTTCACCCAACGCATCAACCGGCTACCAAGACACCGTGATTAACAACGACGGTTTCTGGCCAGACATTAACGCCGGAGATTTTGAGCGACGCCGGGGAACACCGGCTGATCAGGATGATGAAAACATTGCCTACGCCTTGGTTGCTGCCATTGCTGAAGTCAATCGACAGCTGAGTGACCAGAAGCTGAAGTACCAGGAAGGCGGTGTGCAGTCTGCCAGTGAGCTGACTTCATCACCTTCAATCGGCGGTAAAAACGCGGTGGTGATTCAGTACGAAAGGGCTGTGTTTGCCAGGGCGAAAGCTGATTTGCTGCCGGACTTTGCCACGGTTCACCAACGGAACGCAGGCAACAATCTGGCAGAACGTAGCGCGGAAACCAGAAGCGAATTACTGGCAGAAAGCCAGCGAATTATCCGGAACATGTGCGGATTGAATCGATCAACGGTGACTTTGATATGA
- the gpM gene encoding phage terminase small subunit produces MVSPLKRQRDAILAKQQAGETPQAEAVNTDSLHIKLIEFEEDRQQMRSQFNARADRTDHKRNVLIPKYKAQAEAYLAAGERYENTIFSTLIVWLFDIGDLSTAIDWCFKAIDLGLPTPDFLRRDWPTFCADQVMDWAQVQAERGQSIEPYFSQVFEKIRNDWRLHEEVNAKWYKFAGYFLLRDDEGKPLPSAIASKEKLEQAKALLQQAHAYHSKVGVNTMINKIDMRLSALETGKNL; encoded by the coding sequence ATGGTGAGTCCGTTAAAACGACAACGTGATGCGATCCTTGCCAAGCAGCAAGCGGGGGAAACCCCGCAGGCTGAAGCGGTCAACACCGACAGCCTGCACATCAAGCTGATTGAGTTTGAAGAAGACCGGCAGCAAATGCGCTCGCAGTTCAATGCCCGAGCTGATCGAACCGACCACAAACGCAATGTGCTGATCCCGAAATACAAGGCGCAGGCCGAAGCCTATCTGGCTGCCGGTGAAAGGTACGAAAACACGATTTTCAGCACCCTGATTGTATGGCTGTTCGATATCGGCGACCTGAGCACGGCGATTGACTGGTGTTTCAAGGCGATTGATTTGGGCCTGCCGACCCCGGACTTTCTCCGGCGTGACTGGCCGACCTTCTGTGCCGATCAGGTGATGGACTGGGCCCAGGTACAAGCCGAACGGGGCCAGAGCATTGAGCCGTACTTCAGCCAGGTGTTCGAGAAAATCCGTAACGACTGGCGGCTGCACGAAGAAGTGAACGCCAAGTGGTACAAGTTCGCCGGCTACTTCCTGCTGCGTGACGACGAAGGGAAACCGCTGCCGTCGGCCATCGCCAGTAAGGAAAAACTGGAACAGGCTAAAGCGCTGCTTCAGCAGGCACATGCCTATCACAGCAAAGTCGGCGTAAACACCATGATCAACAAAATCGACATGCGCCTGAGTGCGCTGGAAACCGGGAAGAATTTGTAA
- a CDS encoding phage major capsid protein, P2 family produces MLNAISTGYLQEFTAATLTAAGAPTGEKMFNITAPMETKLRQAIMQSHAFLGMISLLPVQQIKGQVVDVGNDGLSTGRSADGRFSVEVGQSGNTYELTKTDSGAHIQWETMTQWANSGQKGEWLKLMQNAIARRFALDMIRVGFNGTSAAAVTNPVANPLGQDVNKGWLTIVKEKQAEQVLPAATLDPTGATADSFKNLDSLVQDLINTTIAPEHQEDPDLVVIVGSELVAAEQHRLLEAAQTPTEHKAAQALAKTIAGKQAYKPPFFPKKSIWVTNLKNLQILTQTGTQWRKQENNSDRMRFESNHIRMEGYAVGNMNKFAAIEDVTIADPAPAA; encoded by the coding sequence ATGCTTAACGCTATTTCAACGGGATACCTCCAGGAATTCACTGCCGCGACATTAACCGCTGCTGGCGCACCAACCGGTGAAAAGATGTTTAACATCACTGCACCAATGGAAACCAAGCTGCGCCAGGCAATCATGCAGTCTCATGCCTTCCTGGGGATGATTTCACTGTTGCCGGTACAACAAATTAAAGGCCAGGTGGTTGATGTTGGTAACGATGGCCTGTCAACGGGCCGATCAGCAGATGGCCGTTTCAGTGTTGAAGTAGGCCAGAGTGGTAACACCTACGAGCTGACCAAAACCGATTCTGGTGCGCACATCCAGTGGGAAACCATGACCCAGTGGGCAAACTCCGGTCAGAAAGGCGAATGGCTCAAACTGATGCAAAATGCCATTGCCCGTCGCTTCGCGCTGGACATGATCCGGGTTGGCTTCAACGGTACATCGGCAGCCGCCGTGACAAACCCTGTCGCTAACCCGCTGGGGCAGGACGTGAACAAAGGCTGGCTGACTATCGTGAAAGAAAAGCAAGCCGAACAGGTACTGCCTGCCGCCACGCTTGACCCGACCGGTGCTACTGCCGATTCGTTCAAAAACCTTGATTCTCTGGTGCAAGACCTGATCAACACCACGATTGCGCCGGAGCACCAGGAAGACCCTGATCTGGTTGTGATTGTGGGTTCAGAATTGGTGGCCGCCGAGCAGCACCGACTGCTGGAAGCTGCGCAAACGCCAACCGAGCACAAAGCGGCACAGGCACTGGCAAAAACCATTGCCGGGAAACAAGCCTATAAACCGCCATTCTTCCCGAAAAAGTCAATTTGGGTCACTAACCTGAAGAACCTGCAGATCCTGACGCAGACGGGCACCCAGTGGCGTAAGCAGGAAAACAACAGCGATCGGATGCGCTTCGAGAGCAACCATATCCGCATGGAAGGGTATGCCGTCGGCAACATGAACAAGTTCGCCGCGATTGAAGACGTCACGATTGCTGACCCGGCCCCGGCGGCATAA
- a CDS encoding GPO family capsid scaffolding protein, translating to MSKTSDWKIVATEGATVDGRKLLRQWFKEMAEQYSTQEYTAMIWPEHFRFGGFGDNWGTVEAVKAEELDGKMRLFAKIKPNQYLLAANKLGQKLFTSIEINPDYKGEGRCYLRGLAVTDSPASTGTSRLEFSEQNGKVKAIECDQLEELDFAECQPNALMQAITTLFSHFQSGNPAPETQTEPESEDTDVTPEQLTAALSEQLKPFSDQLAALEKKVQTFSEQGTEETTEGKPEGKHEAGEQGDPGAKDFSQVLADQLKPLAEKLGSLETQFNELKQEATGQTPDNSGTGSDTMEVF from the coding sequence ATGAGCAAAACCAGTGATTGGAAAATTGTAGCGACTGAAGGTGCCACGGTTGATGGCCGCAAACTACTGCGTCAGTGGTTTAAGGAAATGGCCGAGCAGTATTCAACCCAGGAGTACACCGCCATGATCTGGCCGGAGCATTTTCGATTCGGTGGTTTTGGTGACAACTGGGGAACGGTTGAAGCAGTTAAGGCTGAAGAGCTGGACGGGAAAATGCGCTTGTTTGCAAAGATTAAGCCTAATCAATACCTGCTGGCAGCCAACAAGCTTGGGCAGAAGCTTTTCACCTCCATTGAAATTAACCCGGATTACAAAGGCGAAGGCCGCTGTTACCTGAGAGGACTGGCGGTGACTGACTCTCCTGCATCTACAGGTACATCGCGGCTTGAGTTTTCAGAGCAGAACGGCAAGGTCAAGGCCATTGAGTGCGATCAGCTTGAAGAGCTGGACTTCGCTGAATGTCAGCCCAACGCCCTGATGCAAGCCATCACAACGCTTTTTAGTCATTTCCAATCTGGTAACCCCGCACCAGAAACACAAACCGAACCAGAATCAGAGGACACCGATGTGACTCCAGAACAACTCACTGCTGCGCTGTCTGAGCAATTAAAACCGTTCAGCGACCAGCTGGCAGCCCTTGAGAAGAAGGTTCAAACCTTCTCTGAACAGGGCACCGAAGAAACGACAGAGGGTAAGCCGGAAGGTAAACATGAAGCTGGCGAACAGGGTGATCCTGGCGCCAAAGACTTCAGCCAGGTATTAGCCGATCAGCTGAAACCACTGGCCGAAAAACTGGGAAGCCTGGAAACCCAGTTCAACGAGCTGAAGCAGGAAGCCACAGGCCAAACCCCGGATAACTCAGGCACAGGCAGCGACACAATGGAGGTGTTTTAA
- a CDS encoding terminase large subunit domain-containing protein, whose protein sequence is MAYSPEVRQAAKTLYLKAWTPKEIAAELGLTNERIVYYWADKYSWRDMLREFTVDEAIATRIQTLLDTPDPSAGQLDMLDRLIKHHTNLKKLRAQEKTKQEAAANSGGNDSHSQKHDQAAGNSRSNNKKRKGKGKKNDISEITADHFKEWHASLFKYQLVMRENLKQRIRNILKSRQIGATYYFSGEALEDAILTGDNQIFLSASRAQAEVFRSYIIAIAKEFLDIELTGNPIILSNGAELRFLSTNSKTAQSYHGHVYVDEYFWIPKFDELNKLASAMATHKKWRKTYFSTPSAKTHQAYPFWTGDSWKKGKESREKLEFPSFEEYRDGGRLCPDRQWRYVVTIEDAANGGCDLFDIDELRDEYSDDDFNNLFMCVFVDGSQSVFKFSHMERCMVETAHWQDFKPGTPRPFENREVWLGYDPSRTRDNACLVVVAPPIVAPEKFRILEKHYWRGLNFQYQAEQINKVFERYNVTYIGIDVTGVGAGVWDLISAAHPREAVAIHYNPESKTRMVLKMVDVVEANRLQYDAEHKDISMAFMAIKRVTTKSGNAITYKAERSELTGHADSFWATAHAVINEPLNHTKQRKSTWATAA, encoded by the coding sequence ATGGCATACTCTCCCGAAGTAAGACAAGCCGCGAAAACGCTGTATTTGAAGGCGTGGACGCCGAAGGAAATCGCTGCTGAACTTGGCCTGACGAATGAGCGCATCGTTTATTACTGGGCCGATAAGTACAGCTGGCGGGATATGTTGCGCGAGTTCACCGTTGATGAAGCGATCGCAACCCGAATTCAAACCCTGCTTGATACCCCCGACCCGTCAGCGGGACAGCTGGACATGCTCGACCGGCTGATCAAGCACCACACCAACCTGAAGAAGCTGCGCGCCCAGGAGAAGACCAAACAGGAAGCCGCAGCGAATTCCGGCGGCAACGACTCACATTCCCAGAAGCATGATCAAGCTGCTGGGAACAGCCGCAGCAATAACAAGAAGCGGAAAGGGAAAGGCAAGAAAAACGACATCAGCGAGATCACCGCCGACCACTTCAAAGAATGGCACGCCTCGCTGTTCAAGTATCAACTGGTGATGCGTGAGAACCTCAAGCAGCGGATTCGGAACATTCTGAAATCACGCCAGATTGGGGCCACTTATTATTTCAGTGGCGAAGCCCTGGAAGATGCCATTCTCACCGGCGACAACCAAATATTTCTGTCGGCGTCCCGCGCCCAGGCGGAGGTCTTCCGCAGCTACATCATCGCCATCGCGAAAGAGTTTCTGGATATCGAACTCACCGGGAACCCGATCATCCTTTCCAACGGTGCCGAGTTGCGCTTTCTGTCGACCAACAGCAAAACCGCGCAGAGTTACCACGGCCACGTTTACGTGGATGAGTACTTCTGGATCCCCAAGTTCGACGAGCTGAACAAGCTGGCTTCGGCCATGGCAACCCACAAGAAGTGGCGGAAAACCTACTTCAGCACCCCGTCGGCCAAAACGCACCAGGCGTATCCGTTCTGGACCGGCGACAGCTGGAAGAAAGGCAAAGAAAGCCGGGAAAAACTCGAGTTTCCGTCGTTCGAGGAATACCGCGACGGCGGCCGACTCTGCCCGGATCGCCAGTGGCGTTATGTGGTCACCATTGAAGACGCCGCCAACGGTGGCTGTGACCTGTTCGATATTGATGAACTGCGCGACGAATACAGCGACGACGACTTCAATAACCTGTTCATGTGTGTGTTTGTGGATGGCTCGCAGTCTGTCTTCAAGTTCAGCCACATGGAACGCTGCATGGTGGAGACGGCCCACTGGCAGGACTTCAAGCCGGGCACGCCGCGGCCATTCGAAAACCGCGAGGTCTGGCTCGGTTACGACCCATCCCGCACCCGCGACAACGCCTGTCTGGTTGTGGTTGCTCCGCCCATCGTGGCTCCGGAAAAATTCCGGATACTGGAGAAACACTACTGGCGCGGGCTCAACTTTCAGTACCAGGCCGAACAGATCAACAAGGTGTTCGAACGCTACAACGTGACTTACATCGGCATTGACGTCACCGGGGTTGGTGCCGGTGTTTGGGATTTGATTAGCGCAGCGCACCCACGGGAAGCGGTCGCCATCCACTACAACCCGGAGAGTAAAACCCGGATGGTGCTGAAAATGGTCGACGTGGTTGAAGCCAACCGGCTGCAATACGACGCCGAACACAAGGACATTTCCATGGCATTCATGGCTATTAAGCGCGTGACCACCAAAAGCGGCAACGCCATCACCTACAAAGCCGAACGCAGTGAACTGACCGGACACGCCGACTCATTCTGGGCCACGGCTCATGCGGTTATCAACGAACCGCTCAACCACACCAAACAACGCAAATCGACATGGGCGACAGCAGCATGA
- a CDS encoding phage portal protein: MTETQSPDLKADTETNTEAEKPAASCFSFDNHAEPVDSGRWLTDYNELFYNDMDDYWEPPISPNGLAQIARANAYHGSALIARANYVTGRFVSGGGMRKRLVQGYCRDYFTFGHAALLKIRDHFRRVVRLEPISAMYVRRRKNGKWVFLQRDNQFKIYNENDIIWLAQYDPQQQIYGIPDYLGSIQSSMLNEDATLFRRRYYKNGAHMGFIFYATDPNLSPEDEDMMKKTIASSKGVGNFRSMFVNIPNGDEKGIQLIPVGDIATKDEFERIKNITAQDILVGHRFPPGKGGMVPQGAANFGDPEKVGREYARDEIIPVCELIMDEVNNDPEVPRGLHLKFNVELDKAEKSA, from the coding sequence ATGACAGAAACACAATCCCCGGACCTGAAAGCCGACACTGAAACGAACACGGAAGCTGAGAAGCCGGCGGCATCCTGCTTTAGCTTCGACAACCATGCCGAACCGGTTGATTCCGGTCGCTGGCTCACCGATTACAATGAGCTGTTCTACAACGACATGGACGACTACTGGGAGCCGCCCATTTCCCCCAACGGCCTGGCGCAAATTGCCCGGGCCAATGCGTATCACGGCAGTGCGCTGATCGCCCGTGCCAACTATGTGACCGGGCGCTTTGTCTCTGGCGGCGGGATGCGCAAGCGCCTGGTGCAAGGCTATTGCCGGGATTACTTCACCTTTGGTCATGCCGCACTACTGAAAATTCGGGATCACTTCCGCCGGGTGGTTCGCCTGGAGCCCATTTCGGCGATGTACGTGCGCCGCCGTAAGAACGGCAAGTGGGTGTTCCTGCAGCGGGATAACCAGTTCAAAATTTATAACGAGAACGACATCATCTGGCTGGCCCAGTACGACCCGCAGCAGCAAATTTATGGGATCCCGGATTACCTCGGCAGCATTCAGAGCAGCATGTTGAATGAAGATGCCACCCTGTTCCGGCGTCGGTACTACAAGAACGGCGCGCACATGGGGTTCATCTTCTACGCCACCGACCCGAACCTGAGCCCGGAAGATGAAGACATGATGAAGAAAACCATCGCCAGCAGCAAAGGCGTGGGTAACTTCCGCTCAATGTTCGTGAACATCCCGAACGGGGATGAGAAAGGGATTCAACTGATTCCGGTGGGCGACATTGCCACCAAGGACGAGTTCGAGCGGATCAAAAACATCACCGCCCAGGACATTCTGGTCGGCCACCGGTTTCCCCCCGGAAAAGGCGGCATGGTGCCGCAAGGGGCTGCCAACTTTGGCGACCCGGAGAAAGTGGGCCGAGAGTATGCGCGGGACGAGATTATCCCGGTGTGCGAGCTGATTATGGATGAAGTGAACAACGACCCGGAAGTGCCTCGGGGGCTGCATTTGAAGTTTAATGTGGAGTTGGATAAGGCCGAAAAATCCGCATAA
- a CDS encoding BrnA antitoxin family protein: protein MSTKPKKIDSTIEAWESGQLGRDEKFVEKVTIEPSLVDDSLELQMISIRLQKGLLDDLKNIAQIRGIGYQPLIKQILKRFADSEMKMILKEMAAEEARKEAEAAGSEPELMQACG, encoded by the coding sequence ATGAGCACTAAACCTAAAAAGATCGATAGCACCATCGAAGCATGGGAAAGCGGTCAGTTAGGCCGTGACGAAAAATTTGTGGAAAAAGTGACAATCGAGCCATCACTGGTTGATGACAGCTTAGAGTTACAAATGATTTCAATTCGTTTGCAGAAAGGTCTGCTAGATGACTTGAAAAATATCGCTCAGATTAGAGGAATCGGCTACCAGCCGTTGATTAAGCAAATCCTGAAACGATTTGCTGATTCAGAAATGAAAATGATTCTGAAGGAAATGGCTGCGGAAGAAGCGCGAAAGGAAGCCGAAGCCGCAGGAAGTGAGCCAGAACTGATGCAAGCTTGCGGCTAA
- a CDS encoding ogr/Delta-like zinc finger family protein codes for MNGSRVSCGCGERAVITKTNRLSNDCADLYYQCKNPACGHKFVMSLYYSHSLSPSSKTTDDLAVALVKALSPNQRQHLAQQISLF; via the coding sequence GTGAACGGTAGCCGTGTTTCATGTGGGTGTGGTGAACGGGCGGTGATTACCAAAACGAACCGGCTGTCGAACGACTGCGCCGATTTATACTACCAGTGCAAGAACCCGGCGTGTGGCCATAAGTTCGTGATGTCGCTGTATTACAGCCATAGCCTGAGCCCTTCATCAAAAACCACCGACGACCTGGCCGTTGCGCTGGTTAAGGCGCTATCGCCAAACCAACGCCAGCATCTGGCCCAGCAAATCTCCCTGTTTTAA
- a CDS encoding helix-turn-helix transcriptional regulator, translating to MPRKPNKPDPIVLFLVTIRVQKKLTQSAVANQCHGISLSTLRRIEQGKTDMTLSQYRALCQLYGLTSLDVSLGEMRHRHTSAGDIAATARLLPKRVRESFVDLMVTVAEELQSRDAG from the coding sequence ATGCCTAGAAAACCTAACAAACCAGACCCTATCGTGTTGTTTTTGGTCACGATTCGGGTGCAGAAAAAGCTGACACAAAGTGCCGTTGCGAACCAGTGCCATGGCATTTCGCTCAGCACTTTGCGACGAATTGAGCAAGGCAAGACGGATATGACCCTTTCTCAATACCGGGCTTTGTGCCAATTGTACGGGCTGACGTCGCTGGATGTGTCGCTGGGCGAAATGCGGCACCGGCACACGTCGGCGGGCGATATTGCGGCCACCGCCCGGCTGTTGCCAAAGCGGGTTCGGGAAAGCTTTGTCGATTTGATGGTGACGGTGGCCGAGGAGTTACAAAGCAGGGATGCCGGTTAA
- a CDS encoding DUF3850 domain-containing protein, protein MHHELKILPQYFEPVCDGTKTFEIRNNDRDFNAGDTATLREWTGENYTWSELEVEITYVTNYEQKPGWVVFGIKVKGETDNH, encoded by the coding sequence ATGCATCATGAACTGAAAATTCTTCCGCAGTACTTTGAACCTGTGTGTGACGGGACTAAAACGTTTGAGATTCGTAACAATGACCGAGACTTTAATGCCGGTGATACGGCAACGCTTCGGGAGTGGACAGGAGAAAATTACACCTGGAGCGAGCTTGAAGTCGAAATCACTTACGTCACGAACTATGAGCAGAAGCCCGGTTGGGTGGTGTTTGGTATCAAAGTTAAGGGAGAGACTGACAACCATTGA